The following coding sequences lie in one Spinacia oleracea cultivar Varoflay chromosome 1, BTI_SOV_V1, whole genome shotgun sequence genomic window:
- the LOC110775948 gene encoding uncharacterized protein produces PVKPPTLSSFSGDRRNHTHTLAPSLLLLKRNHHRNSFIPHAPAVCRHQKGSSSFPFLSPLGPSDVTSTGTSDQSGLDRDKHGAYVCDPLNSVHMVTNVMETLVKRVLIAESETAIEKEKVNFGKEEIKKKESQLENMSLKLEEMERFAFGTNCILSELRQRVEDLVDETSRQRQRATENEQELSRVKRDFESLKSYVSSLISVRETLISSEKQFQTIEKLFERWIVHF; encoded by the exons CCAGTGAAGCCACCGACGCTCTCATCCTTCTCAGGTGACCGGCGAAACCACACTCACACACTCGCaccctctctcctccttctcaAGCGAAACCACCACCGAAACTCCTTCATCCCCCACGCACCAGCCGTCTGCCGGCATCAAAAGGGCTCTTCTTCATTtccgtttctctctcctctag GTCCTAGTGATGTAACATCTACAGGAACTAGTGACCAAAGTGGTCTTGATCGTGATAAACATGGAGCCTATGTATGCGATCCACTAAACTCCGTGCATATGGTTACAAACGTGATGGAAACTCTGGTTAAAAGGGTTTTAATTGCAGAGTCTGAAACTGCTATTGAGAAGGAGAAAGTCAACTTTGGTAAAGAAGAAATTAAGAAGAAGGAAAGTCAACTTGAAAACATGTCTTTGAAGCTTGAGGAAATGGAAAGATTTGCATTTGGAACTAACTGTATATTAAGTGAGCTGCGACAGCGGGTTGAAGACTTGGTTGACGAGACATCTAGGCAGAGACAGAGAGCTACGGAAAACGAGCAGGAACTTTCTCGTGTAAAGCGTGATTTTGAGTCTCTGAAATCATATGTCAGCAGTCTCATCAGTGTAAGAGAAACACTCATTTCGTCTGAGAAACAATTCCAAACTATTGAAAAGCTCTTTGAAAG ATGGATTGTTCATTTCTGA